One Hippoglossus stenolepis isolate QCI-W04-F060 chromosome 22, HSTE1.2, whole genome shotgun sequence DNA segment encodes these proteins:
- the grip1 gene encoding LOW QUALITY PROTEIN: glutamate receptor-interacting protein 1 (The sequence of the model RefSeq protein was modified relative to this genomic sequence to represent the inferred CDS: deleted 1 base in 1 codon): MMERFLALLRLLSRRRRGRRYRADDDYQEGYEDVYYYTSKYNTHLLNEGPYGKHATGPRPPDGALAIRRQSIPDEFRGCSVVELMKKEGTTLGLTVSGGIDKDGKPRVSNLRQGGIAARSDQLNVGDYIRAVNGINLSKFRHDEIISLLKNVGERVVLEVEYELPPVSVQGSGVLFKNVEVTLHKDGNSFGFVIRGGAHEDRNKSRPIVVTTIRQGGPADREGTVKPGDRLLSIDGIRLHGSTLSEAMSILKQCGQEATLLLEYDVSVMDSVATASGPLLVEVAKASGSSLGVALSTSMFCSKQVIIIDKVKPASIADRCGALHAGDHILSVDGKSMEFCSLAEATQLLSASCQTVRMEILPQHQARPALNAPQHVKVQRSPRPLPWETGNSAPVHPPYHYNTYHPDQSGSRSHNRHTNNPPLSHSFSPGSMSAYSLSSLNMSTLPRNMYPTSPRGTLMRRKAKKKDFKSSLSLASSTVGLAGQVVHTETTEVTLLGDGIMGFGLQLQGGVFATETLSSPPLIAYIDPDSPAERCGILQIGDRILSINGVPTEDSTLEETNQLLRDSSITAQLTLEIEFDVAESVIPSSGTFHVKLPKKPGVELGITISSPSNRKPGDPLIISDIKKGSVAHRTGTLELGDKLLAIDNIRVESCSMEEAVQILQQCEELVKLKIRKDEDNSDEQEVSGTIIYTVELQRYGGPLGITISGTEEPFDPIIISSLTKGGLAERTGAIHVGDRILAINSSSLKGKPLSEAISLLQQAGETVTLKIKKQGELSSPKSCVIGPGLSSGVGLGQENQDGEEEPVIMVVPPSSQRAFSTLPSVDSAVESWDGSNMDSSFTSPAPAFQSSPYTFHEWRNAKTINSQSSSSARQRANPLSDLGLSDDDWDRPPLGGFTVGHDGTEPDQEENFWSQALEDLETCGQSGILRELEETDQQTHLLALATIMSGSTLSLNHDPTPLRSTLGRQASFQERSSNRPQVTPRSNTLPSDPQRRAFAMRKMRQEVNEILNQNPVELHKLTLEKASDLEDFGFSVSDGLLDRGVYVNNIRPGGPAERGGLRAYDRILQINHVRTRDFDCCLVVPLIAESPNRLDLVISRNPTSSCLLANHTDGITNNSSHSPQPIGGDLGPSELCMGQVDDCGPIKWSQPGDLLGAAFGVGQVSNSSL, from the exons ATGATGGAGCGGTTCCTGGCTCTGCTGCGTCTGCTGAGCAGAAGGAGGCGAGGGAGGAGGTACCGGGCCGACGACGATTACCAGGAAGGATATGAGGACGTTTACTACTACACCAGCAAGTACAACACACACCTACTGA atgaGGGGCCGTACGGCAAACACGCCACCGGGCCCAGACCTCCAGACGGAGCGCTGGCCATCAGGAGGCAGAGCATCCCGG ACGAGTTTCGGGGATGCTCGGTGGTGGAGCTGATGAAGAAGGAGGGGACGACGCTCGGACTGACGGTTTCGGGCGGCATCGACAAAGATGGGAAACCCCGGGTATCGAACCTGCGGCAGGGAGGCATCGCGGCCAG AAGCGACCAGCTGAACGTGGGCGACTACATCCGCGCCGTGAACGGCATCAACCTCTCCAAGTTCAGACACGATGAAATCATCAGCCTGCTGAAGAACGTCGGGGAGCGAGTCGTCCTGGAGGTCGAGTACGAACTGCCGCCCGTCT CCGTGCAGGGGTCAGGGGTCCTGTTCAAGAACGTGGAAGTCACGCTCCACAAAGACGGGAACAGCTTCGGCTTCGTCATCAGAG GAGGGGCCCATGAAGACAGGAACAAGTCTCGTCCCATCGTCGTGACAACAATCAGGCAAGGGGGCCCGGCTGACAG agaAGGAACCGTCAAACCGGGCGACCGGTTGCTCAGCATCGACGGGATTCGTCTCCACGGCAGCACGCTGTCGGAGGCCATGAGCATCCTGAAGCAGTGCGGGCAGGAAGCCACGCTGCTGCTTGAGTACGACGTGTCAGTGATGG acTCGGTTGCCACGGCGTCGGGGCCGCTGCTGGTGGAGGTGGCCAAGGCGTCTGGTTCCAGTCTGGGCGTGGCTCTGTCCACCTCCATGTTCTGCAGCAAGCAGGTCATCATCATCGACAAGGTCAAACCAGCCAGTATAGCAGACAG gtgtggcGCTCTTCACGCAGGAGATCACATTTTGTCTGTCGATGGGAAGTCGATGGAGTTCTGTTCTCTGGCTGAAGCCACTCAGCTGCTGTCTGCTTCCTGTCAGACTGTCCGCATGGAGATCCTGCCGCAGCACCAGGCCCGACCGGCCCTGAACGCACCGCAGCAcg tCAAGGTGCAGCGTAGTCCCCGCCCCCTCCCCTGGGAAACTGGAAACTCCGCCCCCGTCCACCCTCCCTACCACTACAACACGTACCACCCCGACCAATCAGGTTCCAGATCGCACAACCGCCATACAAACAACCCTC cTCTCAGCCACTCGTTCTCTCCCGGCTCCATGTCGGCCTACAGTCTCTCGTCCCTCAACATGAGCACGCTGCCCCGGAACATGTATCCCACG AGTCCACGGGGCACGTTGATGAGGAGGAAAGCCAAGAAGAAGGACTTCAAGAGCTCAC TGTCTCTTGCGTCCAGCACCGTGGGGCTCGCTGGGCAGGTCGTTCACACGGAGACCACGGAGGTGACGTTGCTCGGCGACGGCATCATGGGCTTCGGCCTGCAGCTGCAGGGCGGAGTCTTCGCCACGGAAACGCTGTCCTCGCCGCCGCTCATCGCTTACATCGACCCCGACAGCCCCGCAgagag GTGCGGCATCCTGCAGATTGGAGACAGGATTCTGTCCATAAATGGAGTTCCTACTGAAGACTCCACCCTGGAGGAAACCAATCAGCTGCTCAGAGACTCGTCCATCACTGCTCAGCTCACACTGGAGATCGAGTTCGACGTGGCcg aGTCGGTCATCCCGAGTTCTGGAACGTTCCACGTGAAGCTGCCAAAGAAACCGGGGGTGGAGCTGGGAATCACCATCAGCT CTCCGTCCAACAGGAAACCAGGAGATCCTTTGATCATCTCTGACATCAAGAAAGGCAGCGTcgcacacag GACGGGGACGCTGGAGCTCGGAGACAAGCTGCTCGCCATCGATAACATCCGCGTGGAGAGCTGCTCGATGGAGGAGGCCGTTCAGATCCTGCAGCAGTGCGAGGAACTCGTCAAGCTCAAGATCCGCAAAGACGAAGACAACTCAG ACGAACAGGAAGTGTCCGGCACCATCATCTacactgtggagctgcagcggTACGGTGGCCCACTGGGAATCACCATCTCAGGCACCGAGGAGCCGTTCGACCCCATCATCATCTCCTCGCTGACTAAGGGCGGGCTGGCCGAGAG gactGGTGCGATCCACGTGGGAGATCGTATCCTGGcgatcaacagcagcagcctgaagGGGAAGCCTCTGAGCGAAGCCATCAGTCTGCTGCAGCAGGCGGGCGAGACCGTGACGCTGAAGATCAAGAAGCAGGGCGAGC TGTCGAGTCCGAAGTCGTGCGTGATTGGTCCAGGTCTGAGCTCGGGGGTGGGGCTCGGTCAGGAGAACCAGGACGGGGAGGAGGAGCCTGTCATCATGGTCGTGCCTCCATCGAGCCAGAGAGCGTTCAGCACGTTACCGTCCGTCGACAGCGCCGTGGAGTCGTGGGACGGATCCAACATGGACAGCAGCTTCACCTCGCCGG ctccagcgTTTCAGTCGTCTCCGTACACGTTCCACGAGTGGCGCAACGCCAAGAcgatcaacagccaatcatcGTCCTCAGCTCGCCAGCGAGCCAATCCGCTGTCAGATCTGGGCCTGAGTGATGACGACTGGGACCGCCCACCACTCGGAGG GTTCACCGTGGGGCATGATGGGACAGAACCGGACCAGGAGGAGAACTTCTGGTCTCAGGCTCTGGAGGATCTGGAGACATGTGGACAGAGTGGCATCCTCAGGGAGCTGGAG GAGACTGATCAGCAGACGCACCTCCTCGCTCTg GCAACCATCATGTCGGGCTCCACCCTCAGTCTGAACCATGACCCCACCCCCCTGCGCAGCACTCTGGGACGCCAGGCGAGTTTTCAGGAACGCAGCAGCAACCGACCCCAG GTGACGCCGAGGTCCAACACCTTACCCTCTGACCCCCAACGCCGAGCCTTTGCCATGAGGAAGATGAGGCAGGAAGTCAATGAGATCCTAAACcagaaccctgtggaactccATAAG TTGACTCTGGAGAAGGCCTCGGACCTGGAGGACTttggtttcagtgtttctgatgGTTTGTTGGACCGTGGCGTCTACGTTAACAACATCCGACCTGGGGGTCCGGCGGAGCGGGGCGGCCTCCGAGCCTATGACCGAATATTACAG ATTAACCACGTGCGCACCAGGGACTTTGACTGCTGCCTGGTCGTTCCTCTGATCGCAGAGTCTCCAAATCGCTTGGATCTCGTCATCAGTCGaaaccccacctcctcttgTCTGCTGGCCAATCACACTGATGGCATCACCAACAATAGTAGCCACTCCCCTCAGCCAATTGGCGGCGACCTGGGACCGTCTGAGCTTTGTATGGGCCAAGTAGATGATTGTGGTCCAATCAAGTGGAGCCAACCGGGAGATCTGCTGGGGGCAGCGTTTGGGGTGGGGCAGGTGAGTAATAGCTCCTTATAG